In Aspergillus fumigatus Af293 chromosome 6, whole genome shotgun sequence, the genomic window CCTGGTCTTATTACATACCTCACGCTCTTCTATAGTTCACACCAGATAGCGCTGCGGACGGGGTACCTCTTCAGCAGCGCAGCCATCGCGGGAGCCTTCGGCGGCCTTCTAGCATACGGCATTGGTTATATGGATGGAATTAGCGGGCTGAGGGGCTGGCGATGGATTATGATACTTGAAGGTATCCCGACTGTCATCCTGGGTATCATAACTTGGTTCGTTCTCGCAGACGAACCCGACACAGCCTATTATCTCAACGAAGAGGAAAGAGCGCTTATTGTCCGCTGCCGTAATCGTTATGTCGGGCAAACAGTGTCAGCGCAGAAGTTTCACTGGGCAGATGTCAAAGAAGGCTTCCTGGATTGGAAGATCTACGCTTTCAGCATCGGCCAGTTTGGCGTCGATACTATGCTTTACGGCTACAGCACGTTCCTTCCGACGATCATCAAAGGGATGGGGTCATGGTCGACTCCGGAAGTTCAGGCACTTACCATCCCTTGCTATGCGTTAGGTGCACTGGCATACCTCGCTATTGCGTGGCTCAGCGATCGACTCCAGCGTCGCGCATTGTTCATCTGCATTTTCAGCGTCATCTCTATGGTCGGCTATGGGATCCTTATCTCCGATGTCTCCTCCGGCGCGCACTACTTTGGAGCACTGCTCATTGCCCTGGGATTGTATGTGACAGTTGGTCTACCGCTCGCCTGGCTGCCAACTACCCTTCCGCGTTACGGAAAGAGGACGCTGGCGACGGGTATGCAGCTTACTTTTGGCAACGTCAGTGGGGTGATGTCGCCCTTCCTGTACAAAACAACAGAGGCTCCTCGTTATGTGCGCGGCAATGCCGTGACCTTATCACTGATCGGATTTGCGGGCATGATGTGGGTTATGATGTGGCTTTATTACCATCATGAGAATAGCCGCAGAGCTAATGGACTTGAGGACGAGAAGATTGCGGGCATgacagaggaggagatccaggAGCTGGGCGATAATAGCCCTCGGTTCCGATACACTACATGAGGTTTTGAATGAGTCCTTTCTATATAGAGCTTAGAACATATTAGACATCAGGATTCTCGTCCCAGCAACGTTTCCAATGGGTGATGTTATTTAACGTTTTGGCCTCAAACTGCTTTCCAATGTAGACTTAAGATCCATATGGACTCGTTACTTATACAGTATGATCTGGATTTAT contains:
- a CDS encoding putative MFS transporter; this encodes MKHEQDSKADVESSPARINENVSEDSTLDEKRERVLIRKIDYYILPLIVLLYLFSFLDRVNIGNARLYGLEEDLGLVGNQYQVAVSILFVTYCLFEVPSNLVIKKLRPSRYLASIAVIWGVIATLTGIVQSYGGLIACRLLLGVVEAGLFPGLITYLTLFYSSHQIALRTGYLFSSAAIAGAFGGLLAYGIGYMDGISGLRGWRWIMILEGIPTVILGIITWFVLADEPDTAYYLNEEERALIVRCRNRYVGQTVSAQKFHWADVKEGFLDWKIYAFSIGQFGVDTMLYGYSTFLPTIIKGMGSWSTPEVQALTIPCYALGALAYLAIAWLSDRLQRRALFICIFSVISMVGYGILISDVSSGAHYFGALLIALGLYVTVGLPLAWLPTTLPRYGKRTLATGMQLTFGNVSGVMSPFLYKTTEAPRYVRGNAVTLSLIGFAGMMWVMMWLYYHHENSRRANGLEDEKIAGMTEEEIQELGDNSPRFRYTT